A genomic region of Pseudomonas sp. MPC6 contains the following coding sequences:
- a CDS encoding CoA pyrophosphatase produces the protein MLDELLHRVSNHTPRTLETDMRFPEAAVLVPITRSDEPELVLTLRASGLSTHGGEVAFPGGRRDPEDPDLVFTALREAEEEIGLPPGLVEVIGPLSPLISLHGIKVTPYVGVIPDFVDYQANDAEIAAVFSVPLEFFRTDPREHTHRIDYQGRSWYVPSYRYGEYKIWGLTAIMIVELINLLYDARISLHQPPKRFTDT, from the coding sequence ATGCTGGACGAGCTACTGCATCGAGTAAGCAACCACACCCCACGCACACTGGAAACCGACATGCGTTTTCCTGAGGCCGCGGTCCTGGTGCCCATCACTCGCAGTGATGAACCGGAACTGGTTCTGACCCTGCGCGCCAGCGGGCTTTCGACCCATGGTGGCGAAGTCGCGTTTCCCGGCGGTCGCCGCGACCCCGAAGACCCGGACCTGGTGTTCACCGCCCTGCGCGAAGCTGAAGAAGAAATCGGCCTGCCGCCGGGGCTGGTCGAAGTGATCGGCCCGCTGAGTCCGCTGATCTCCCTGCATGGCATCAAGGTCACGCCCTATGTCGGGGTGATTCCGGACTTCGTCGACTATCAGGCCAACGATGCCGAGATTGCCGCGGTGTTCAGCGTACCCCTGGAGTTCTTCCGCACGGACCCTCGGGAACATACCCATCGCATCGATTACCAGGGCCGCAGTTGGTACGTGCCGAGTTACCGTTATGGCGAATACAAGATCTGGGGCCTGACCGCGATCATGATCGTGGAGTTGATCAACCTGCTTTATGACGCCAGAATCAGTCTGCACCAACCACCCAAGCGTTTTACCGACACCTGA
- a CDS encoding gamma carbonic anhydrase family protein, with protein MKYRLGDARVETHPQSWVAPNAVLVGKVKLEEGANVWFNAVLRGDNELILIGKNSNVQDGTVMHTDMGYPLTIGTGVTIGHNAMLHGCTVGDYSLIGINAVILNGAKIGKHCIIGANSLIGEGKEIPDGSLVMGSPGKVVRELTEAQKQMLEASAAHYVHNAQRYARDLAEQEP; from the coding sequence ATGAAATATCGCTTGGGCGACGCCCGCGTCGAAACCCATCCACAGAGCTGGGTCGCACCCAACGCCGTACTGGTCGGCAAGGTCAAGCTGGAAGAGGGCGCCAACGTCTGGTTCAACGCCGTGCTGCGTGGCGACAACGAATTGATCCTGATCGGTAAGAACAGCAACGTCCAGGATGGCACGGTGATGCACACCGACATGGGCTACCCGCTGACCATTGGCACCGGTGTGACCATTGGCCACAACGCCATGCTCCACGGATGCACGGTCGGTGATTACAGCCTGATCGGGATTAACGCGGTGATTCTCAACGGCGCGAAAATCGGCAAGCACTGCATCATTGGCGCCAACTCGCTGATTGGCGAAGGCAAGGAGATTCCGGACGGCTCATTGGTCATGGGGTCGCCCGGCAAGGTGGTGCGCGAGTTGACCGAAGCGCAGAAGCAGATGCTGGAGGCCAGTGCCGCTCACTATGTGCATAACGCTCAGCGTTACGCCCGCGATCTGGCTGAGCAGGAACCATGA
- the nagA gene encoding N-acetylglucosamine-6-phosphate deacetylase, whose product MSEDNILTAHGWVRGRLIHQHGRVVSIEGQPCDPADNDLPYLLPGFIDLHVHGGGGKDIMEGATAFETITRTHVRFGTTSLLATTMTAPGEEISRVLKDVGEFCEQRPKGSARVLGVHLEGPYINPGKLGAQPNFAHTALMAEVEEYLALAPIRVITIAPEIAGHDALIRSLSSRGVRMQIGHTLGSYEEGVAALEAGATSFTHLYNAMSPLHHREPGIVGAALAHAKYAELIPDLLHVHPGAIRVALRSIPCLYCVTDSTAAAGMPDGEYKLGSHTVTKCLGGVRLPDGTLAGSTLTMDQALRNLVKIGLPIAEASQRLSQFPADYLGLQERGRLAPGSWADCVRLDRTLTLTAVMVEGEDIDFKNA is encoded by the coding sequence ATGTCCGAAGACAACATCCTCACCGCCCACGGCTGGGTTCGCGGCCGGCTGATCCATCAACACGGCAGGGTCGTGTCCATCGAAGGCCAGCCTTGCGATCCGGCGGACAATGACTTGCCTTACCTGCTACCGGGCTTCATCGACCTGCACGTTCACGGCGGTGGCGGCAAAGACATCATGGAAGGTGCAACCGCCTTCGAGACCATCACCAGAACCCATGTGCGTTTCGGCACCACGTCGCTGCTGGCCACCACCATGACCGCACCGGGCGAAGAGATCTCCCGTGTACTCAAAGACGTCGGCGAGTTTTGCGAGCAGCGGCCCAAAGGCAGCGCCCGAGTCCTCGGCGTGCATCTGGAAGGTCCGTACATCAACCCCGGCAAACTCGGGGCCCAACCGAACTTTGCCCACACCGCGTTGATGGCCGAAGTCGAAGAATACCTGGCGCTGGCACCGATCCGCGTCATCACCATCGCCCCGGAAATTGCCGGTCACGACGCTTTGATCCGCAGCCTCAGCAGTCGCGGAGTACGCATGCAAATCGGCCACACCCTCGGCAGTTACGAGGAAGGCGTGGCGGCGCTGGAGGCCGGTGCGACCAGTTTCACCCACCTGTACAACGCCATGAGCCCGCTGCATCACCGCGAGCCGGGCATCGTCGGCGCGGCGCTGGCTCATGCGAAATATGCCGAGCTGATTCCCGACTTGCTGCACGTCCACCCCGGCGCCATCCGCGTGGCTCTGCGTTCGATCCCGTGCCTGTATTGCGTCACCGATTCCACCGCCGCCGCGGGCATGCCCGACGGTGAATACAAGCTCGGCAGCCACACCGTCACCAAATGCCTGGGCGGTGTGCGTCTGCCTGACGGAACCCTGGCCGGCAGCACCCTGACCATGGACCAGGCCCTGCGCAACCTGGTGAAGATCGGCCTGCCGATCGCCGAGGCCTCGCAACGTCTTTCGCAATTTCCCGCCGACTACCTCGGCCTTCAAGAACGCGGCCGCCTTGCACCTGGCAGCTGGGCCGACTGCGTGCGGCTCGATCGCACACTCACACTGACCGCCGTCATGGTCGAAGGAGAAGACATTGACTTCAAAAATGCTTGA
- a CDS encoding GntR family transcriptional regulator: protein MNDLQALRPDDTQPTPLYLQLARNLEAAIHAGQWKAEQAMPSERNLSETLGISRVTARKALEVLFEQGLIRRNQGSGTFITPRLEQPLSRLSGFSEMLRLKGFVPGSQWLEREITPPTHEELIRLGLSPNDKVARLKRLRKADDTVMAIEMSTLPATIIPKPQAVGDSLYEYLDGIGKPVVRALQHIQAINASDEFAALVGIAPGTAMLLMTRVGYLEDNTPIEVTDTYCRNDYYDFVAELRR from the coding sequence ATGAATGACCTCCAGGCGCTACGCCCTGACGATACCCAGCCCACGCCGCTGTACCTGCAACTGGCGCGCAATCTGGAAGCGGCGATCCATGCCGGCCAGTGGAAAGCCGAACAGGCCATGCCGTCGGAGCGCAATCTCAGCGAAACGCTGGGCATTTCCCGCGTCACGGCACGCAAGGCGCTGGAAGTGCTGTTCGAACAAGGGCTGATCCGGCGCAATCAAGGTTCCGGCACGTTTATCACCCCGCGTCTGGAGCAGCCGCTGTCGCGCCTTTCAGGCTTCAGCGAGATGTTGCGGCTCAAGGGCTTTGTCCCCGGTTCGCAATGGCTGGAGCGGGAAATCACGCCGCCGACCCACGAAGAACTGATCCGCCTGGGACTCTCACCCAACGACAAGGTCGCGCGGCTCAAACGCCTGCGCAAGGCCGATGACACGGTGATGGCGATCGAGATGAGCACCCTGCCCGCCACGATTATTCCCAAGCCGCAGGCGGTGGGCGACTCCCTCTACGAATACCTCGACGGCATCGGTAAACCGGTAGTCCGCGCCTTGCAGCACATCCAGGCGATCAACGCCTCGGACGAATTCGCCGCGCTGGTGGGGATCGCCCCCGGCACCGCGATGCTGCTGATGACCCGGGTCGGCTACCTGGAAGACAACACGCCGATCGAAGTCACCGACACCTACTGCCGCAACGACTACTACGATTTTGTCGCAGAGCTTCGCAGGTAA
- a CDS encoding SIS domain-containing protein — MTSKMLEEALSSFEAVQAQLQHLDPQMIEIAGRLRRQPPQVAMTVARGSSDHAASYFAYLTMQQLGIPVASLPMSVVTMQQAPLKVSGQVAFAFSQSGQSPDLVNSLRLLRKRGALSISMVNAESSPLEAACEFSLPLCAGIESSVAATKSFIATLSASARLVAHWKQDAELLEAGLALPEGLREAARQDWSLAIDALRDCQRLMVIGRGAGFAIAQEAALKFKETSAIQAEAFSSAEVRHGPMALIDEHYPLLVFAPRGAEQAGLLSFAADMRQRGARVLLAAPEDVIERDLTLTRAEHPALDPILAIQSFYVMAAGLAVARGMDPDQPRHLSKVTRTH, encoded by the coding sequence TTGACTTCAAAAATGCTTGAAGAGGCGCTGTCCTCGTTCGAGGCCGTGCAAGCCCAACTGCAACACCTCGACCCGCAGATGATCGAGATCGCCGGACGCCTGCGTCGTCAGCCGCCGCAAGTGGCGATGACGGTCGCCCGCGGCAGTTCCGACCATGCGGCCAGTTACTTCGCCTACCTGACCATGCAGCAACTGGGCATTCCGGTGGCGTCGTTGCCGATGTCGGTGGTGACCATGCAACAGGCGCCGCTGAAGGTCAGCGGCCAGGTGGCCTTCGCTTTCTCGCAGTCCGGGCAAAGTCCGGATCTGGTGAACAGCCTGCGCCTGCTGCGCAAGCGCGGCGCCCTGAGCATTTCGATGGTCAACGCCGAGAGTTCGCCACTGGAAGCGGCCTGCGAATTCAGCCTGCCGCTGTGCGCCGGCATCGAAAGCAGCGTCGCCGCGACCAAGAGTTTCATTGCCACCCTCAGCGCCAGCGCCCGGCTGGTCGCGCACTGGAAACAAGATGCGGAGTTGCTGGAAGCCGGCCTGGCCCTGCCGGAAGGCCTGCGCGAGGCGGCACGACAGGACTGGAGCCTGGCCATCGACGCCCTGCGCGATTGCCAGCGCCTGATGGTGATCGGCCGTGGCGCCGGTTTCGCCATCGCCCAGGAAGCGGCGCTGAAATTCAAGGAAACCTCGGCGATCCAGGCCGAAGCCTTCAGCAGCGCCGAAGTCCGTCACGGCCCGATGGCCTTGATCGATGAGCACTATCCATTGCTGGTATTCGCCCCGCGCGGTGCCGAGCAGGCCGGGTTATTGAGTTTCGCTGCCGACATGCGCCAGCGCGGCGCCCGGGTATTGCTGGCGGCCCCGGAGGATGTCATCGAACGCGACCTCACCCTGACCCGCGCCGAACATCCGGCTCTCGACCCGATCCTGGCGATCCAGAGTTTCTACGTCATGGCTGCCGGTCTGGCGGTCGCCCGAGGCATGGACCCGGACCAGCCGCGCCACTTGAGCAAAGTCACGCGCACCCACTAA
- a CDS encoding DUF1289 domain-containing protein has translation MNTAERPVRSPCVNICALDEDDVCTGCQRTVEEITRWSRMDNEERRRVLGFCHERAKASGIIWMLPAKSDS, from the coding sequence ATGAACACCGCCGAACGGCCGGTCCGATCGCCCTGTGTGAATATCTGTGCGCTGGACGAGGACGATGTGTGCACCGGGTGCCAGCGCACGGTGGAAGAGATCACGCGCTGGAGCCGGATGGACAACGAGGAGCGGCGCAGGGTGTTGGGGTTCTGTCATGAGCGGGCCAAGGCCAGTGGGATTATCTGGATGCTGCCTGCGAAATCCGATTCCTGA
- the ptsP gene encoding phosphoenolpyruvate--protein phosphotransferase: MHNNNKELTLSAPLSGPVLTLVDVPDPVFASGAMGDGIAIDPLNDTLHAPCAGVVVHVARTGHAVTLRADNGAELLLHLGLDTVELQGQGFSMLVKEGARVANGEPLLRYDLDQVAQQCKSLVSLMILTNSQDFQVRAITLKSVKVGEPLLHIIRRHPMGAQAEVDVQGEEIHGHIRIAHRGGLHARPAALIRQTAQGFKSKSRLHFGGKSATCDSLIGLMGLAVGEHDEVQVSCRGPDAEAAVQAILAALSTALAEDSHAMAPTPIAQHKRAAEAGVLHGVCAAPGLVGGPMFRLNAISLPVDAGNHDPEQQLQALDTARNQVRSEIDSTLARAKKHKNTAEEAIFAAHLALLEDPALLDAANRSIDQGMAATHAWCRSIDAQCEVLQQLGSPLLAERANDLRDLKQRVLRALLGETWHYDVPAGAIVAAHELTPSDLLQLSAQGVAGLCMVEGGATSHVAILARGKGLPCLVALGSTLLDQQQGQSVVLDADGGRLEWMPGSARLAEVRQAQLDHQQRRAAQQTQAHTPALTRDGVQIEVAANVASSTEAADALANGADGVGLLRTEFLFVDRNTAPDEEEQRLAYQAVLDAMGDKSVIIRTIDVGGDKQLDYLPLPAEANPVLGLRGIRMAQVRPELLDQQLRALLHVCPLARCRILLPMVTEVDELLHIRQRLDALCTELELTQRPELGVMIEVPAAALLAEQLAEHADFLSIGTNDLSQYTLAMDRDHAGLASRVDALHPALLRLIAQTCAGAAVHHRWVGVCGALASDPLATPVLIGLGVSELSVSPVQIGEIKDRVRHLDAAECRRFSQDLLKLSSAAAVRRACHQQWPLS; encoded by the coding sequence ATGCACAACAACAATAAAGAGCTGACCCTCAGCGCCCCGCTCAGCGGCCCGGTGCTCACGCTCGTCGATGTCCCTGACCCGGTGTTCGCCAGCGGCGCCATGGGTGACGGAATCGCCATCGATCCGCTGAACGACACCCTTCACGCCCCCTGCGCCGGCGTGGTGGTGCATGTGGCCCGTACCGGCCATGCCGTGACCCTGCGCGCCGACAATGGCGCCGAACTATTGCTCCACCTGGGCCTGGACACGGTCGAGTTGCAGGGCCAAGGCTTCTCCATGCTGGTCAAGGAAGGTGCGCGAGTCGCCAACGGCGAGCCGCTGTTGCGCTACGACCTGGACCAGGTCGCGCAGCAGTGCAAAAGCCTGGTCAGCCTGATGATCCTGACCAACAGCCAGGACTTCCAGGTACGAGCGATCACCTTGAAGTCGGTCAAGGTGGGTGAACCGCTGCTGCACATCATTCGCCGCCACCCAATGGGTGCGCAGGCTGAAGTGGACGTGCAGGGAGAAGAAATCCATGGCCACATCCGCATCGCCCATCGCGGCGGATTGCACGCCCGGCCGGCGGCGCTGATCCGGCAGACGGCGCAAGGCTTCAAGAGTAAATCCCGACTGCATTTCGGCGGTAAATCGGCGACCTGCGACAGCTTGATCGGGCTGATGGGTCTGGCCGTCGGCGAGCACGACGAAGTTCAGGTCAGTTGTCGGGGCCCGGACGCCGAAGCGGCCGTGCAAGCGATATTGGCCGCATTGTCCACAGCGCTGGCCGAAGACAGCCATGCCATGGCGCCGACACCCATTGCCCAGCATAAACGTGCGGCAGAAGCGGGCGTGCTGCACGGCGTCTGCGCCGCGCCCGGCCTGGTCGGCGGGCCAATGTTTCGCCTGAACGCGATCAGCCTGCCGGTGGACGCCGGCAACCATGATCCCGAGCAACAACTGCAAGCCCTCGACACTGCGCGGAACCAAGTCCGCAGCGAAATCGACAGCACCCTGGCCCGGGCCAAAAAGCACAAGAACACCGCCGAGGAAGCGATCTTCGCCGCTCACCTCGCGTTGCTCGAAGACCCGGCGTTGCTCGACGCCGCCAATCGGTCCATTGACCAGGGCATGGCCGCGACCCATGCCTGGTGTCGATCGATCGACGCGCAGTGCGAGGTGCTGCAGCAACTGGGCAGCCCACTGCTGGCCGAACGCGCCAACGACCTGCGCGATCTCAAGCAACGGGTGTTGCGCGCCCTGCTCGGTGAAACCTGGCATTACGACGTGCCCGCCGGGGCTATCGTTGCTGCCCATGAACTGACCCCGTCCGATCTGTTGCAACTGAGCGCGCAAGGTGTCGCCGGGTTGTGCATGGTCGAGGGTGGCGCAACTTCCCATGTCGCGATTCTCGCTCGGGGCAAAGGCTTGCCATGCCTGGTGGCACTGGGCTCAACACTGCTGGATCAGCAACAAGGCCAGTCGGTGGTACTGGATGCCGATGGCGGGCGTCTCGAATGGATGCCCGGCAGTGCACGCTTGGCCGAGGTCCGTCAGGCGCAACTCGATCATCAACAACGTCGTGCCGCACAACAGACTCAGGCGCACACCCCGGCGCTGACCCGCGACGGCGTGCAGATCGAAGTCGCCGCCAACGTCGCCTCCAGCACTGAAGCGGCTGACGCGCTGGCCAATGGCGCCGACGGCGTAGGCCTGCTGCGTACCGAATTCCTGTTTGTGGACCGCAACACCGCACCGGACGAAGAGGAACAGCGCCTCGCCTATCAAGCCGTGCTCGATGCCATGGGCGACAAGTCGGTGATCATCCGCACCATCGACGTCGGTGGCGACAAGCAACTGGACTATCTGCCCCTTCCCGCCGAAGCGAATCCGGTGCTCGGTCTGCGCGGCATTCGCATGGCTCAAGTTCGGCCGGAACTGCTGGATCAGCAACTGCGCGCTCTGCTGCATGTCTGCCCGCTGGCCCGTTGCCGGATCCTGTTGCCGATGGTCACCGAAGTCGATGAGCTGCTCCACATCCGCCAGCGCCTCGACGCTCTGTGCACTGAGCTTGAGCTCACTCAGCGCCCGGAGCTGGGGGTGATGATCGAAGTGCCGGCCGCCGCGTTGCTGGCCGAACAGCTGGCAGAGCATGCGGACTTCCTGTCCATCGGCACCAACGATTTGTCCCAGTACACCCTGGCCATGGACCGTGACCACGCCGGTCTCGCCTCGCGGGTCGATGCTTTGCACCCGGCGCTGCTACGACTGATCGCCCAGACCTGTGCCGGTGCGGCGGTGCATCACCGTTGGGTCGGGGTCTGCGGGGCGCTCGCCTCTGACCCCCTGGCGACGCCGGTACTGATCGGTCTGGGTGTCAGCGAGTTGTCGGTGAGCCCGGTGCAGATCGGTGAAATCAAGGATCGCGTCCGTCACCTCGACGCCGCCGAATGCCGACGCTTCAGCCAGGACTTGCTCAAGCTGAGCAGTGCCGCGGCCGTGCGTCGCGCCTGTCACCAGCAATGGCCTCTGAGCTGA
- a CDS encoding L,D-transpeptidase family protein, whose amino-acid sequence MRWLLAVFCMSFVAISQASTAETLDGKVVEKVLVLKSAHQLQLINDGKPLRTYRISLGKRPVGPKLMEGDKRTPEGFYWVDWRKTSDRFNLSMHISYPNISDAARARREGVEPGGMIMIHGTPDTEDNPEALFHTLDWTDGCIAMRNMDMREVWGLVPDGTMIEIRP is encoded by the coding sequence ATGCGCTGGTTGCTTGCCGTGTTTTGCATGTCGTTCGTCGCTATTTCCCAGGCCTCCACGGCGGAAACCCTGGATGGCAAAGTCGTCGAAAAAGTCCTGGTGCTCAAGTCGGCCCATCAACTGCAATTGATCAACGACGGCAAGCCGCTCAGGACTTATCGCATTTCATTGGGAAAAAGACCGGTCGGTCCGAAACTCATGGAAGGCGACAAACGCACACCTGAAGGTTTTTACTGGGTGGACTGGCGCAAGACCAGCGACCGTTTCAACCTGTCGATGCACATTTCCTACCCGAACATCAGCGACGCCGCCCGCGCCCGGCGCGAAGGCGTCGAACCCGGCGGCATGATCATGATCCACGGCACTCCGGATACCGAAGACAACCCCGAAGCCCTGTTCCACACCCTGGACTGGACCGACGGCTGCATCGCCATGCGCAACATGGACATGCGCGAGGTCTGGGGGCTGGTGCCGGATGGCACGATGATCGAGATTCGTCCGTAG
- the nagE gene encoding N-acetylglucosamine-specific PTS transporter subunit IIBC, which yields MYQYFIEGLQRLGRALMLPIAILPIAGLLLRLGDTDLLDIAIIHDAGQVIFANLAMIFAIGIAVGFAKDNNGTAGLAGVIGYLVMISTLKVLDASINMGMLAGIVSGLMAGALYNRFKDIKLPEYLAFFGGRRFVPIVTGFAAVGLGVVFGLIWPPIQHGINGFGALMMESGSLGAFVFGVFNRLLIVTGLHHILNNMAWFVFGNFTDPTTGALVTGDLSRYFAGDPKGGQFMTGMFPMMIFGLPAACLAMYRNALPERRKIMGGIFLSMALTSFLTGVTEPIEFAFMFLAPLLYLLHALLTGLSMAITNLLNIHLGFTFSGGFIDMILGWGKSTNGWLVLPVGVAYAVIYYLVFDFCIRRFNLKTPGREDVPAGDKVVIAESERAEAYIKALGGAQNLITVGACTTRLRLDMVDRTKASDVELKALGAMAVVRPGKGGSLQVVVGPMADSIADEIRLAMPALGRALVSPPAAVVDAPKPATVASTEAQQWLKALGGGENVLQMDCIAMTRIRLQLADGKVLSECDLKALGCQGVSQLDGGVWHLLIGDKAPSLSDALQALVNRSEVSAKV from the coding sequence ATGTACCAATACTTCATCGAAGGCCTGCAGCGCCTCGGCCGCGCACTGATGCTGCCGATTGCGATCCTGCCGATTGCCGGCCTGTTGCTGCGTCTGGGCGACACCGACCTGCTGGACATCGCGATCATCCATGACGCCGGCCAGGTCATATTCGCCAACCTGGCGATGATCTTCGCCATCGGCATCGCGGTCGGGTTCGCCAAGGACAACAACGGCACCGCAGGCCTCGCCGGCGTCATTGGCTATCTAGTGATGATCTCCACCCTCAAGGTGCTCGATGCGAGCATCAACATGGGCATGCTCGCCGGGATCGTCAGCGGCTTGATGGCCGGCGCGCTGTACAACCGCTTCAAAGACATCAAGTTGCCGGAATACCTGGCGTTCTTCGGTGGCCGGCGCTTCGTGCCGATCGTGACCGGGTTCGCCGCCGTCGGCCTGGGCGTGGTGTTCGGCCTGATCTGGCCGCCGATCCAGCACGGCATCAATGGCTTTGGCGCGCTAATGATGGAGAGCGGCAGCTTGGGTGCGTTCGTCTTCGGCGTGTTCAACCGCCTGCTGATCGTCACCGGCTTGCACCACATCCTCAACAACATGGCGTGGTTCGTCTTCGGCAACTTCACCGACCCGACCACCGGCGCCCTCGTCACCGGCGACCTGTCGCGCTACTTCGCTGGCGATCCGAAAGGCGGCCAATTCATGACCGGCATGTTCCCGATGATGATCTTCGGCCTGCCCGCCGCCTGCCTGGCGATGTATCGCAACGCCCTGCCGGAACGGCGCAAAATCATGGGAGGGATCTTCCTGTCGATGGCGCTGACTTCGTTTCTGACCGGCGTGACCGAGCCGATCGAATTCGCCTTCATGTTCCTCGCACCACTGTTGTATTTGCTGCATGCGCTGCTGACGGGGCTGTCGATGGCCATCACCAACCTGCTGAACATCCATCTGGGGTTCACCTTCTCCGGCGGTTTCATCGACATGATTCTGGGCTGGGGGAAATCCACCAACGGCTGGCTGGTATTGCCGGTGGGGGTGGCTTATGCGGTGATCTACTATCTGGTGTTTGATTTCTGCATTCGCCGGTTCAACCTCAAGACGCCCGGGCGTGAAGATGTTCCAGCGGGCGATAAAGTGGTGATCGCCGAGAGTGAACGGGCCGAGGCCTACATCAAGGCGCTGGGTGGTGCGCAGAATCTGATCACCGTTGGAGCCTGTACCACCCGGCTGCGCCTGGACATGGTGGATCGCACCAAGGCTTCGGATGTTGAGCTCAAAGCGCTGGGCGCGATGGCGGTGGTGCGTCCGGGTAAAGGCGGGAGTTTGCAAGTGGTCGTCGGGCCGATGGCGGACAGCATTGCCGATGAGATTCGCCTGGCGATGCCGGCATTGGGTCGAGCGCTGGTCTCCCCTCCTGCAGCTGTTGTCGATGCGCCGAAGCCTGCCACCGTGGCGTCAACAGAAGCGCAGCAATGGCTGAAGGCGTTGGGCGGTGGCGAAAATGTGCTGCAAATGGACTGTATCGCGATGACCCGCATTCGCCTGCAGCTGGCGGATGGCAAGGTGTTGTCGGAATGCGATTTGAAAGCGTTGGGTTGCCAGGGTGTCAGCCAGTTGGACGGTGGCGTGTGGCATCTGCTGATTGGCGACAAGGCGCCGAGTTTGAGTGATGCCCTGCAAGCGTTGGTCAATCGCAGTGAAGTGAGTGCCAAGGTTTAG
- a CDS encoding NUDIX hydrolase: protein MKFCSQCGNPVTQRIPEGDSRLRYVCDSCHAIHYQNPNIVAGCVPVWGSKVLLCRRAIEPRLGYWTLPAGFMENGETIEQAAIRETAEEACARVRNLSIYTLIDVPHISQVHVFFRAELVDLDFAAGPESLEVALFEEADIPWSELAFRTVGRTLECYFADRRTETYPVRSESIPPLAQPAIR, encoded by the coding sequence ATGAAATTTTGCAGTCAGTGCGGCAACCCGGTAACCCAGCGCATCCCAGAAGGCGATTCGCGCCTGCGTTATGTCTGCGATAGCTGTCATGCGATTCATTACCAGAACCCCAATATCGTCGCCGGTTGCGTGCCGGTCTGGGGCTCGAAGGTATTGCTGTGCCGACGCGCCATCGAGCCGAGGCTCGGTTACTGGACCCTGCCCGCAGGCTTCATGGAGAACGGCGAAACCATCGAGCAGGCGGCGATTCGCGAGACCGCTGAAGAGGCGTGTGCCCGGGTGCGCAATCTGAGCATCTATACCTTGATCGACGTGCCGCACATCAGTCAGGTACACGTGTTCTTTCGTGCCGAGCTGGTGGACCTGGATTTTGCCGCCGGCCCCGAAAGCCTGGAAGTGGCACTGTTCGAAGAGGCCGACATCCCTTGGTCCGAGCTGGCTTTCCGTACGGTAGGCCGTACCCTAGAATGCTACTTCGCAGACCGGCGGACCGAGACCTACCCCGTGCGGTCCGAATCGATCCCGCCGCTCGCTCAACCTGCCATCCGTTAA